GTGGAGTGCGACACGGGAATAAAGCTAGCTTTCTCTATCAGGAAGGAAATAGTGTCACCGTCTACAGTGCAAGCACACGGCGGTAAGTGCCAGCCGCGCAGTTAGCGCGAGCTGGCACTTACTAAGGCGGAAGGGGCAGAACTAAAAGTCCAGTTCCGGAATCTGCGACAGGGCTTCGTCGTCTGCTCCGGTGGCCGCGCTGGCGTTATAGATAAGCTCAGAGAGCTCTTCCTTTTCCTCTGGCTCGAGAACGGCATCGTGCTGAGCGCGATTAAAATCTGCCAACTTACGAACGGTCTTGGACAAGACGGTGACCAACTGTGGTCCGTCCGGATCGTCCGGAAGTGCATCCAGCCCATCGAGCATCTGCTCAAGGTGGCCGCGCAGCTCTGGGAGGACGTTGGCGTCAAACGGTGCCTCCCAGAACTCCTTTTCCTCTTCCTTGAGGTAATCGCCGGTGGCGAAGGACTTCAGGTCACTAATGAACTCATCTACGTTGGGCTGGAAATCGGCGCGAATGCTCATGCTGTAGATACTGCCCTATCTTGCCTAAGCCTGCACGCCGAGGAGCGAATTTAGTGCGGTGCGAACCAAATCGGCCGCGCCGTCCTCGTCCGTGCCACGGTCGGCCTCTGCCCACTCATCCACGGCAGCGAGCGCGGCCGGGGTATCAAGGTCGTTGGCGATTGCGGCACGCAGCTTGGCGACGACCTCTTCGGCCCCTGCCATGCTTCCCGGCTGCTCAAGAGCCTCCCGCCATGCGGCGAGGCGGCGCTTAGCGCCGTCGAGCACCTCGTCGGACCAGTCTCGCTCGTCGCGGTAATGGCCTGCGAAGACGCCCAAGCGGATAGCGGAGGGATCCTCACCCGCTCCGACGAGCTTGTGGACGAAGACGAGGTTGCCCAAGGACTTAGACATCTTGACCCCGTCGAGGCCAATCATGCCGGTATGCACGTAGAACTGTGCCATGCGATCAACGTTGAGGGCGGCCTCGGCGTGGGCAGCGGAAAACTCATGGTGTGGGAACTTCAGGTCGCTGCCGCCACCCTGGATATCAAAGGTTGATCCCAAGCGGTTGGTGGCGATGGCGGAACACTCAATATGCCAGCCTGGGCGGCCAGGCCCAAAGGGCGACTCCCAGGCTGGTTCGCCCTCGCGGTGGGCACGCCAGATGAGTGCGTCGAGCGGATTCTTCTTCCCTGGGCGGTCGGGATCGCCGCCGCGCTCGGCAAAGAAGGTGCGCATCTCTTCGGCAGAGTAATTGGACTCATAACCAAAGCGCTCGGTGGCCTCGATGGAGGCGTAGATATCTGGGTGCTCAGGGTCGTCTACGACGTAGGCCGCTCCGACATCAAGCAGCTTTTGCACCATCTCCACGACCTCATCGACGGCTTCCATGGCGCCGATATAGTCCTGCGGCGGGAAAACGGAGAGCAGCTCCATATCGGAACGGAAGAGATCAATTTGAGAAGTGCCGAGCTCACGCCAATCTACACCGTCGCGTTCAGCACGTTCGAATAGCGGATCATCGACGTCGGTGATGTTTTGGACGTAGTGAACCTTCTTCCCGGCATCCAGGAACGCACGGTAGATGAGGTCAAAGGTCAGGTACGTGGCGGCATGGCCCAAGTGGGTGGAGTCATAGGGCGTGATGCCACACACGTACATGGTGGCGGTATCCCCTGCGACCTCTACGGGAGCGATGGTTTGGTTCGCAGAATCGTACAAGCGCAGCTGTGCCGCATCACCCGGCACAGGGCGGAAGGAAGGTGTTGGCCAAGAATGCATAGCCACCATACTAACGCGGCGTGCCTTAGAGCGGCTGCAGGACTCCCAATGCCAGGAGGATCATGACGAGCACGCCGACCGGGATGCGGTAAGCGGCAAACCAAGAGAAGGAATGGTTGCCCACGAACTTTAGTAGCCACGCAATGGAGGCGTAGCCCAGTACAAAAGCGATGCCAGTGCCGACCAGAAGCTGCAGGCCGGAGGCTGCTTGGCCGGATTCGGGAGAAAAGGCGTCGGGAAGCGAGAAAAGGCCCGAAGCCAGCACGGCTGGAATGGCGAGCAAGAAGCTAAAGCGAGTGGCCACCTCGCGGTCCAGCCCCAGGAACAGACCACCGGAAATGGTGCCGCCGGAGCGGGAAACACCCGGAATGAGCGCCAAGCATTGGCACAGGCCCATAATGATGGCGTCTTTCATGGTCAACTGGTCAAAACTGCGTTCCTTCTTGCCCACTTTTTCTGCGGCGATGAAGACGAAGGAAAAGAGGATGAGCATAGCGGCGGTGATCCACAGGTTGCGCAGGGCGCCGCGGATAGCGTCCTCGAATGCGAAGCCGATGATGCCGATGGGAATGGAACCCACGATGACCATCCACCCCATGCGCCAGTCCTGGCCGCGAGAGGACTTATCGGCCCAGCCGCGGAACCAGCCGGAGAGAATCTGCCAAATCATTGGGGCGAAATAGACCAATACAGCCAGCTCCGTGCCCAGCTGGATAACTGCGGTGAAGGACGCGCCGGCGTCGTTGCCCCAAAAAAGCTCGGAAACAATGCGCAGGTGACCGGAGGAACTTACCGGAAGAAACTCGGTAAGCCCCTGCACGATGGACAAAACAATGACCTGCGCCCAAGAAACAGCGTCAGTTGCGGTATTAGAAATCACCCGCTTCACACTACAGCCGCGCTGGGCTTCGAGTTTTTACAACGCGCGCTGTTAGGATTAGTAGCCGTGAAATCTCAATCTGGCTCCGCACTTATCCTTTCCAGTTTGCTGGCGCTGAGCGCCACCGCGTTGGCCGCCTGCCAGCCCGACGTGGGCGTGGGCGCCGATCGAGAGACCGCGGTCAAGGGCCATGCCACACCAGCAGCCTCCCCGGCCAAGGCGGATCCAGAAGGCACTGTGGTTGACCTTAAATCAGACATCACTGACCTTGCCGCCTTTGATGACTCGGTGGCAGTGCGCACCAAGGACGAGCTTCTCATCGGTAGCCAGAAGGATTTTGAGGGGCAGAAGGCTACCTCGCTAGACATTTCTTCGGAGTGTGGTGACCTCAGCTCTTCGGAGTCGGGCTTCGTCCTCGCCTGCCCGGATAAGGTTCTCCTCATCGATCCCGCTTCCCCGGATTCTCCCCAAGAGGTCGATATGGAAGAGGACTCCCCCGTCACCGCCGCCACCCAGCTATCCAGCGGCGAGATCTTTGCCACCTCGGCCAATTCCACCACGGTAGGTATCTACAAAGACGGAAAACGCGACGGAGACATCGAAGTGGAAGCCGGCTCGGACCAGCTATTGGCCGTGCCCAATTCCTCAGGCGATGACGGAGTGGTGCGCATCCACCGAGAGGATTCCACCATCCAGAACGTGGACTGGACGAATGATCGCGCGGGCGGCCGACTGCGCGTTGGCCAGGGAGTCGGCAGCATCGCGGTGGGCGATAACGGCGTGGTCCTCGCCTCCGATACCGAGGGCGGCCGCTTGGCCGTCTACACCTCAGATGACGTCGTCCGCCTGCATCAATACGGCAACGTTGAGGGCACCCCATGGGGCGTAGCCTGGGATAATAAGCGCAATCTGGCGTGGGTGAGCGCCACCGATACCAATAAGGCTTATGCCTATGAAATTGGCAAAGGCGTACCAGAGCTGCGCGGAGATCTCTCCACCGTGCCGGATGCGCAGAATATTGCCCTGCTTGGCGACGGCACCTTTGTCGCCGCCTCCGCCACCGGCCACGGGCTGCAGTTCGTGGACGCCCCGCACCTGAAGAAGGAGTCTTAACACTATGACCAGCACTATTGACCAATTGCGCGCGCAGGCTTACCAGCTTGCCTTGCGGGGCATGTTTAAACTGAGCCCGGAGCGCATCCACGAGATTATCAACACTGCGCTCAGCGGACTCCAAGCCGCCGGGCCAGCCAACCGGGCCCTGGCAAAGATCCTGCCGGTCAACGATCCAGTGCTGCGCCAAGAGGTCTTCGGAGTAGAATTCCCCCGCCCGCTGGGACTTGCCGCCGGGTTTGATAAAAACGCCGCGGCTGCTGATACGTGGACTCCCATTGGCTTTGGTTATGCAGAGTTGGGCACCGTCACCGCCCAAGCACAGCCCGGCAATCCTGCTCCGCGGCTCTTCCGTCTGAAGGCCGATAAGGCCATCTTGAACCGGATGGGCTTTAACAATAAAGGTGCGGCAGCCGCCGCAGAAAACCTGCGCAAGCGTCGCTACAGCGATGTCATTGGCATCAATATTGGCAAAACCAAAGTCACCCCTGCCGAGCATGCTGTAGAAGACTACCGCCGCTCCGCGTCGGTGTTGGGCGACTTGGCAGATTTCCTGGTGGTCAACGTTTCTTCGCCGAATACCCCGGGCCTGCGCGACCTTCAAGCAGTAGAATCGCTGCGCCCCATTCTCTCCGCCGTGCAGGAATGCACCGCGGCTCCGGTGCTGGTGAAGATTGCCCCAGATCTTTCCGATGCCGACGTTGACGCCGTAGCAGACCTTGCCCTCGAACTCGGCCTCGACGGAATCGTAGCGACAAATACCACCATTTCCCGCGAGGGCCTTAAGACCCCAGCCGCCGAGGTAAAGGAGATGGGTGCCGGTGGCGTATCCGGCCCTCCGGTAGCTGAGCGCTCCCTGGAGGTACTGCGCCGCCTCAATGAGCGAGTCGGCGACCAGCTCACCCTCATCTCCGTGGGCGGCATCTCCACGCCAGAACAGGCATGGGAGCGCATCACTTCCGGTGCTTCCCTCCTGCAGGGCTACACCGGTCTCATCTACGGCGGACCGGACTGGATCCGCGATATCCACCGCGGCATTGCCGCTCAAATCCGTGCCCACGGTTTGAGCAATATTTCCCAGGCGATTGGCTCCGGCCTCCCCTGGAAGCCTTTGGATTAGTCCGACTCAAGGTTGCACAACACAAGGTCCGCCTACTTCTCCCGCTGCACGCAGAGAAAGTAGGCGGACCCTTTGTCTTTGCTGTGCTGACTAGGTCTGCGCCATAACGCTGCGCCTGAGAACCAGTGCGCACAACACCGCAAAGCCGGCGTAGAACACGACCCAATACTGTGGTTGAGCAAATAAGACATCGCCGGGTACAAAGCGGCTGGCTGCAATGATCACAATGGCGATGACCAATGCGGCAACCTGCGCGCGACTTCCCGCCTGACTTTTGCTCATGGTGCTGAAGGCCCCGACGATGACAGCGGCGACAATAATCGCCACTTTGGAATACGTCCATTTGAAATCGGCGCCCCAGCCATCCGTGAAAACGGAGATCAACGCAAAGAGCACCAGCACGAATGCGACCACCATGAAGGCGCCGCCCACCCGCAGCGCCGTCGGCGGGCTAGGCTGCGATGAAGTAGAGCTACTCGCCATTACTTCGCCTCGTACCAGCCCCACAAAATGGCGCGGCCAAGGGCGTGGAAATGCAGGTTGAACCCAAGCACGCTCGGCGAAGCATCTGGGTCGATGTCGAGCTTTTCTACGTCAACTGCGTGGACGGCATAGAGGTAGCGGTGCGGGGCGTGTCCGGCAGGCGGGTTAGCGCCGAAGTAGGTGCGCTCGCCGGAATCGTTGCGCAAGCTGATGACGCCGTCAATACCCAAGTCCTCCGCGGCGCCGGCATTGGTAGGCAGCTCGCTTACCTCGACGGGGATATTGAACGCTGCCCAGTGCCAGAAACCAGAAGCCGTTGGTG
This genomic stretch from Corynebacterium tuberculostearicum harbors:
- the mshC gene encoding cysteine--1-D-myo-inosityl 2-amino-2-deoxy-alpha-D-glucopyranoside ligase, giving the protein MHSWPTPSFRPVPGDAAQLRLYDSANQTIAPVEVAGDTATMYVCGITPYDSTHLGHAATYLTFDLIYRAFLDAGKKVHYVQNITDVDDPLFERAERDGVDWRELGTSQIDLFRSDMELLSVFPPQDYIGAMEAVDEVVEMVQKLLDVGAAYVVDDPEHPDIYASIEATERFGYESNYSAEEMRTFFAERGGDPDRPGKKNPLDALIWRAHREGEPAWESPFGPGRPGWHIECSAIATNRLGSTFDIQGGGSDLKFPHHEFSAAHAEAALNVDRMAQFYVHTGMIGLDGVKMSKSLGNLVFVHKLVGAGEDPSAIRLGVFAGHYRDERDWSDEVLDGAKRRLAAWREALEQPGSMAGAEEVVAKLRAAIANDLDTPAALAAVDEWAEADRGTDEDGAADLVRTALNSLLGVQA
- a CDS encoding undecaprenyl-diphosphate phosphatase, which translates into the protein MISNTATDAVSWAQVIVLSIVQGLTEFLPVSSSGHLRIVSELFWGNDAGASFTAVIQLGTELAVLVYFAPMIWQILSGWFRGWADKSSRGQDWRMGWMVIVGSIPIGIIGFAFEDAIRGALRNLWITAAMLILFSFVFIAAEKVGKKERSFDQLTMKDAIIMGLCQCLALIPGVSRSGGTISGGLFLGLDREVATRFSFLLAIPAVLASGLFSLPDAFSPESGQAASGLQLLVGTGIAFVLGYASIAWLLKFVGNHSFSWFAAYRIPVGVLVMILLALGVLQPL
- a CDS encoding quinone-dependent dihydroorotate dehydrogenase: MTSTIDQLRAQAYQLALRGMFKLSPERIHEIINTALSGLQAAGPANRALAKILPVNDPVLRQEVFGVEFPRPLGLAAGFDKNAAAADTWTPIGFGYAELGTVTAQAQPGNPAPRLFRLKADKAILNRMGFNNKGAAAAAENLRKRRYSDVIGINIGKTKVTPAEHAVEDYRRSASVLGDLADFLVVNVSSPNTPGLRDLQAVESLRPILSAVQECTAAPVLVKIAPDLSDADVDAVADLALELGLDGIVATNTTISREGLKTPAAEVKEMGAGGVSGPPVAERSLEVLRRLNERVGDQLTLISVGGISTPEQAWERITSGASLLQGYTGLIYGGPDWIRDIHRGIAAQIRAHGLSNISQAIGSGLPWKPLD
- a CDS encoding YbhB/YbcL family Raf kinase inhibitor-like protein, giving the protein MTSYADDSRFPGPDPYAPLRDVPSFVLSSTDVVEGDELQEKLRAPESVSPQLAWSGLPEGTKSLVVTCFDPDAPTASGFWHWAAFNIPVEVSELPTNAGAAEDLGIDGVISLRNDSGERTYFGANPPAGHAPHRYLYAVHAVDVEKLDIDPDASPSVLGFNLHFHALGRAILWGWYEAK